Proteins from one Falco naumanni isolate bFalNau1 chromosome 10, bFalNau1.pat, whole genome shotgun sequence genomic window:
- the CDKN1C gene encoding cyclin-dependent kinase inhibitor 1C isoform X1: MSNVHLSGAAALERLTARRALAGPGRSPACRTLFGPVDHEELGRELRSRLREMGEDDQRRWDYNFHTDTPLPGPGRLRWEEVEGGAVPAFYRETLQISSRGGNGRRSPKQRRSAPPAARRPPPARRLSRPPASGSGEPDFCTTAPTGGACRPRRRGEPGPPRPSGRAAAAGAGRSGAGRPPAAHGAVLASDCAMYSALYRDALCLM; this comes from the exons CGCTGGAGCGCCTGACGGCCCGGCGGGCGCTGGCCGggcccggccgcagccccgccTGCAGGACCCTCTTCGGGCCGGTGGACCACGAGGAGCTGGGCCGGGAGTTGCGCAGCCGGCTGCGGGAGATGGGAGAGGACGACCAGCGCCGCTGGGACTACAACTTCCACACCGACACGCCGCTGCCGGGGCCCGGTCGCCTGCgctgggaggaggtggagggCGGCGCCGTGCCCGCGTTCTACCGGGAGACGCTGCAG ATTTCTTCGCGAGGAGGAAACGGCCGGCGGAGCCCAAAGCAGCGGCGGAGCGCCCCGccggctgcccgccgccccccgccggcgcGCCGGCTGAGCAGACCCCCCGCAAGCGGCTCCGGTGAGCCAG ACTTTTGCACTACGGCACCCACGGGAGGGGCGTGCCGCCCCCGGAGGCGCGGCGAGCCGGGACCCCCACGCCCGTCCGGccgggcagcggcagcgggagccgggcggagcggagcggggcgccCGCCGGCCGCGCACGGAGCAGTGTTAGCGTCCGACTGTGCAATGTATTCCGCTCTGTATAGAGACGCGTTATGCCTAATGTGA
- the CDKN1C gene encoding cyclin-dependent kinase inhibitor 1C isoform X2, translating to MSNVHLSGAAALERLTARRALAGPGRSPACRTLFGPVDHEELGRELRSRLREMGEDDQRRWDYNFHTDTPLPGPGRLRWEEVEGGAVPAFYRETLQVGRRRVPLRRAAPAPPPPAAAKGPGGRLSRENRAAPRRRAGRLRRGPPTARITDFFARRKRPAEPKAAAERPAGCPPPPAGAPAEQTPRKRLR from the exons CGCTGGAGCGCCTGACGGCCCGGCGGGCGCTGGCCGggcccggccgcagccccgccTGCAGGACCCTCTTCGGGCCGGTGGACCACGAGGAGCTGGGCCGGGAGTTGCGCAGCCGGCTGCGGGAGATGGGAGAGGACGACCAGCGCCGCTGGGACTACAACTTCCACACCGACACGCCGCTGCCGGGGCCCGGTCGCCTGCgctgggaggaggtggagggCGGCGCCGTGCCCGCGTTCTACCGGGAGACGCTGCAGGTGGGGCGGCGCCGCGTCCCCCTGCGCcgggcggcccccgccccgccgccgcccgccgccgccaaGGGGCCCGGCGGCCGCCTGAGTCGGGAGAaccgcgccgcgccccgccgccgcgccgggcggcTGCGCCGGGGCCCCCCGACGGCCCGTATCACAG ATTTCTTCGCGAGGAGGAAACGGCCGGCGGAGCCCAAAGCAGCGGCGGAGCGCCCCGccggctgcccgccgccccccgccggcgcGCCGGCTGAGCAGACCCCCCGCAAGCGGCTCCGGTGA